From [Clostridium] symbiosum, a single genomic window includes:
- a CDS encoding YitT family protein has protein sequence MQKRKAVRNLITFLAVLISAILQAFVIQAFIRPAELLSGGFTGIAILIDMLTSTFGRSFPTSLGMLAINIPVAFICSRSISVRFTAFSLFQVFLTSGFLQFLHFEPLFDDPVLNVIFGGFLMGISIVIALKGNASSGGTDFIALYVSNKTGRSIWGQVFIGNCVLYCIFGMLFGWMNAAYSILFQFISTKTISTFHHRYDRVTLQITTEKADEMMDAYIKVCQHGISCVEAVGGYSRKKMYVLHTVISSYEVDDIIRLMREVDPHVIINVFKTEQFYGKFYHAPME, from the coding sequence ATGCAGAAGAGAAAAGCCGTCAGAAATCTGATAACATTTTTGGCCGTCCTTATCTCGGCAATTCTGCAGGCTTTTGTCATACAGGCATTTATCAGACCTGCGGAGCTGCTGTCGGGAGGTTTTACCGGAATTGCCATCCTGATCGATATGCTGACTTCTACATTTGGAAGAAGTTTCCCCACGTCGTTAGGCATGCTGGCCATCAATATTCCGGTGGCTTTTATCTGCAGCCGCAGCATCAGCGTGAGATTTACGGCATTTTCCCTGTTCCAGGTATTTTTAACAAGTGGATTCCTGCAGTTTCTGCACTTTGAGCCGCTGTTTGACGATCCCGTGCTGAACGTGATTTTCGGAGGATTCCTGATGGGGATTTCCATCGTCATTGCGCTGAAGGGTAATGCATCCTCGGGAGGAACCGACTTTATCGCCCTCTATGTCTCCAATAAGACAGGGCGTTCCATCTGGGGGCAGGTTTTTATCGGGAACTGTGTGCTCTACTGCATATTCGGCATGCTGTTTGGCTGGATGAATGCGGCTTACTCCATTCTGTTCCAGTTTATTTCCACAAAGACAATTTCGACGTTCCATCACAGATACGACCGGGTGACTCTGCAGATTACGACGGAGAAGGCGGACGAAATGATGGATGCCTATATCAAAGTCTGCCAGCACGGAATTTCCTGCGTGGAGGCCGTGGGCGGATACAGCAGAAAGAAAATGTATGTGCTTCATACGGTTATCTCCTCTTATGAGGTGGACGACATTATCAGGCTGATGAGGGAAGTGGATCCCCATGTAATTATCAATGTGTTCAAAACGGAGCAGTTTTACGGTAAGTTTTATCACGCCCCGATGGAATAA
- a CDS encoding MATE family efflux transporter codes for MTEGVIWKQLVLFSIPLLIGNLFQQLYNTVDSIVVGQFIGREALAAVGSSTPIITLIIGMFMGIAVGAGVIISQYYGARSEEKMGWAVHTSIALSIIGGLLLSVAGIACSPLILGWMRTPEEVFGPSVLYFRIYFLGSLFNLLYNMGAGILQAVGDSRRPLYYLCISSVVNIVLDILFVAGFHMGVDGVAWATIISQLVSAILVMSALMRTKDIYRLEIKKIRVDKRMMKRILKIGIPSGIQQSIISLSNVVVQANVNVFGAAVMAGFGAYNKVDGFVVLPMQSFCMAATTFTGQNIGARKPERIREGIKQGIIICAAVSALLSVLLFFESERILSIFSSDPGVIQYGMVTMRILVGFYVVLAVHQILMGVMRGAGKSMETMLISVGNMCVLRMIYIKLVIPVLPSYEAVLWCYPLTWVTTILMDIMYMKWGKWMLPGENKGEVS; via the coding sequence ATGACAGAGGGCGTTATCTGGAAACAGCTTGTACTCTTTTCAATTCCGTTGTTAATTGGCAATCTGTTCCAGCAGCTTTACAATACGGTGGATTCCATCGTTGTGGGGCAGTTTATCGGCCGGGAGGCGTTGGCGGCAGTCGGTTCCAGCACACCGATTATCACGCTGATTATCGGTATGTTTATGGGAATCGCGGTCGGGGCAGGCGTTATTATTTCCCAGTATTACGGGGCGCGCAGTGAAGAGAAAATGGGATGGGCGGTCCATACGTCCATTGCCCTGAGTATTATCGGCGGCCTGCTGCTCAGCGTTGCGGGAATTGCCTGCTCACCGCTGATTCTGGGGTGGATGAGAACGCCCGAGGAGGTCTTTGGCCCTTCCGTCCTCTATTTCCGGATTTATTTTCTGGGTTCCCTTTTTAACCTTTTATACAACATGGGGGCCGGTATCCTGCAGGCTGTGGGAGATTCCAGGCGTCCTCTTTATTATCTGTGCATTTCTTCCGTGGTCAACATTGTCCTTGATATTCTTTTTGTTGCCGGTTTCCACATGGGCGTGGACGGCGTGGCCTGGGCGACGATTATTTCCCAGCTTGTTTCGGCAATTCTTGTCATGTCCGCCCTGATGAGAACAAAAGATATTTACCGACTGGAAATTAAAAAAATCAGAGTCGACAAACGGATGATGAAACGGATTCTTAAAATCGGAATTCCAAGCGGAATCCAGCAGTCGATTATTTCACTTTCAAATGTTGTAGTCCAGGCTAATGTCAATGTCTTCGGAGCCGCGGTCATGGCCGGATTCGGAGCCTACAATAAGGTAGACGGATTCGTGGTACTGCCGATGCAGAGCTTCTGTATGGCAGCCACGACATTTACAGGCCAGAATATCGGCGCAAGGAAACCGGAACGCATCCGGGAGGGAATCAAACAGGGCATCATCATCTGCGCGGCCGTGTCCGCCCTGCTTTCGGTGCTTCTGTTCTTCGAATCGGAACGCATCCTGTCCATATTCTCATCCGATCCCGGCGTCATCCAGTACGGAATGGTAACCATGCGGATCCTGGTAGGATTCTATGTGGTACTGGCCGTCCACCAGATTCTGATGGGCGTAATGCGCGGTGCGGGAAAATCCATGGAAACAATGCTGATTTCCGTTGGAAATATGTGCGTCCTGAGAATGATTTACATAAAGCTGGTAATCCCGGTCCTGCCGAGCTATGAGGCCGTACTCTGGTGCTATCCGCT
- a CDS encoding tRNA threonylcarbamoyladenosine dehydratase, translating into MDGNERREFIRTELILGNVGMSSLKNAAVMVFGIGGVGSHCAEALARSGVGRLILIDNDDVTESNINRQCVAYHSTVGMKKTKVMEKIIGEICPSTEVMTFETFVLTDNIKEIFRKAGKVDYIVDAIDTVTAKLSLAEYAKEEGIPIISSMGTGNKLHPEMFRIADISETSVCPLSRVMRKELKDRGITNLKVLFSTEKPVKPDEELEERLIREEIPENSSRRFVPGSIAFVPPVAGLLIAGEVVRELAGV; encoded by the coding sequence ATGGATGGAAATGAGAGACGTGAATTTATAAGAACCGAACTGATTCTTGGAAACGTCGGGATGAGCAGTCTTAAAAACGCCGCCGTGATGGTTTTCGGCATTGGAGGAGTGGGTTCCCACTGTGCGGAGGCGCTGGCCAGAAGCGGGGTGGGACGGCTGATCCTGATAGATAACGACGATGTCACGGAGAGTAATATCAACCGGCAGTGCGTGGCGTACCACAGCACGGTGGGAATGAAAAAAACAAAGGTGATGGAGAAGATAATAGGGGAGATCTGCCCCTCCACCGAGGTGATGACCTTTGAAACTTTTGTCCTGACGGATAATATTAAAGAAATTTTCCGAAAAGCGGGAAAGGTTGACTATATTGTGGATGCCATTGATACCGTGACCGCGAAGCTGTCGCTGGCGGAATATGCAAAGGAAGAGGGGATCCCAATTATTTCATCTATGGGAACGGGCAACAAGCTGCATCCGGAAATGTTCCGGATTGCCGATATTTCCGAGACCTCGGTCTGCCCTCTCAGCAGGGTGATGAGAAAAGAACTGAAGGACAGGGGAATTACTAACCTCAAGGTACTGTTTTCCACGGAGAAGCCGGTGAAACCGGATGAAGAGCTGGAAGAGCGGCTTATCAGGGAAGAGATACCGGAGAACAGTTCCCGCCGTTTTGTGCCGGGCAGCATTGCCTTTGTGCCTCCTGTTGCAGGCCTTCTGATTGCAGGAGAGGTGGTCCGGGAGCTGGCAGGGGTATGA